One Meleagris gallopavo isolate NT-WF06-2002-E0010 breed Aviagen turkey brand Nicholas breeding stock unplaced genomic scaffold, Turkey_5.1 ChrUn_random_7180001957707, whole genome shotgun sequence genomic window carries:
- the LOC104917232 gene encoding alpha-mannosidase 2-like produces the protein MSVFPSVDNYKLLTEARRNLGLFQHHDAITGTSKDWVVVDYGTRLFHSLMNLKKVIIDSAHILILKDKGAYNYDISTPFLKMDDVQSSQDSLPHKTVIKLTAQPR, from the exons ATGAGTGTATTTCCTTCAGTGGATAACTATAAATTGCTGACAGAAGCTAGGAGGAACCTTGGACTCTTTCAGCATCATGATGCTATTACAGGAACATCAAAAGATTGGGTAGTTGTGGATTATGGCACTAG GCTTTTCCATTCTCTAATGAACTTGAAGAAAGTGATAATTGACTCTGCTCACATTCTTATCCTGAAGGATAAAGGTGCTTATAATTATGATATATCAACTCCATTCCTTAAGATG GATGATGTTCAGTCTTCCCAAGATTCCTTGCCGCACAAGACAGTTATAAAGCTGACAGCACAACCAAGGTAA